In Leptolyngbyaceae cyanobacterium, the genomic stretch AGTTTGGTTGTAATCTATAAGTATGCTGAATTCTAGATTCTAAATTCTTTTTTGTTGCTTACTATAGATTTATAAGCTTTCATCAAGTAATACAGTTCAAAAGCAGTGCGTTCAACATCTTCCACTGGTAGCAAACAAGAAACTCACTTCAGCCACGCACGTTCTAGTATCAGGCGTGCTTTATCCGGGTATTCGCCAAAAATTCGGGCATCCCTGCGGCAGGAAATGGAAGTTTTGACCAATACCTTACAAAAGCTAGACCAAGGAGTAATTCGGATCGCGGCTTTTGGTTTGGTAAGTCGCGGGAAATCAGCGCTTTTAAATGCTTTACTGGGACAGAAAATCCTGCAAACCGGGCCACTGCACGGGGTTACTCAATGGCCCCGTTCTGTACGGTGGACTCCCGATCGTGGTGGCAAAGTGCAGGTGGAATTGATCGATACTCCTGGTTTAGATGAGATTGAGGGACAAGCTAGGGCGAAAATGGCGCGAGATGTGGCGCGTCAAGCGGATTTAATTTTATTTATCGTGGCTGGGGATATTACTCGTACGGAGTATCAAGCGTTATGCGAACTGCGACAAGCGCAAAAACCGATCGTTTTGGTGTTTAACAAAATCGATCTTTACCCAGAACAAGATAGGCAAACAATTTATGAAAATTTGCAATTATTGGGTGCTGGTAGTAGTAGTGGGAAGCGGTTAGAACAGTTATTGTCTCCAGATGAAATTGTGATGGTGGCAGCAGAACCAGCGCCAGTACAAGTCAGAGTAGAATGGCCGGATGGTAAAATTACTTATGAGTGGGAGTCGCTACCTCCTCAGATAGATGAATTAAAGGAAAAGATTCTATCTATTTTGAATCGAGAAGGACGATCGCTATTGGCGCTAAATGCTTTAGTGCAAGCAAGAGAAGCAGAAAGTGCGATCGCGCGGAAAATGCTGGAATTACGGGAAAAGGAAGCAGAAGATTTGATTTGGAAGTTTACTAAGTATAAAGCTTTGGCAGTAGCGCTGAATCCGATCGCGATTTTAGATATCCTGGGAGGAACGATCGCAGATTTAGCATTAATTCGCGAACTAGCTCGATTGTACAACCTGCCGATGACTAGTTACGAAGCTGGCAAACTTTGGAAAACCATACTTTTGAGTGCTGGTGGTTTGTTATTAAGCGAATTAGGCAGTAGTTTATTGTTGGGTTTCGGCAAAAGTGCGGCTGTAGCGACCAGCGGTGAGAATCCTTCTAATCTTACTACCTATGGAGGCGCGGCGATCGCGCAAGCTGGAGTAGCTGGTTATGGTGCTTACGCGATCGGTCGTGCCGCTCAGGTATATTTAGAACAAGGTTGTACTTGGGGAGCATTAGGCCCAAACACGGTGATTCAAGAAATTCTTACTCAAGTGGAACCAAACACCATTCTCTATCGCCTGCGTCAAGAATTAGGACAACCAAATTAACTTTTTCTGACACAAGAGTTTGGTTCATCGCTAGCAGAAATCGTTACCTCCGCTTCAGCGCGAGTTAACATTGACTCGTCAAGATGTTGTTTATTTAAACGTTGTTGAGTCATCTGTTCTCTAGCTTGTTCTTCAGTCAGGTATTCCCCGCCAGCTTGGGTTTCTGCTTCCGTTCGGTTCAACATCGTTTCCTGAATATGCTGGTTTTCTAAACGTTGTTGTACCATTCTTTCTCTAGCTTGTTTTTCTGCGCTCATACTATTTTCCTTTTATTAAGCGTTCTTCCAATACGGCTCCGCATTAACCAAAAATTGAGAATGCCAGTAGTTGAGTTAACTTATATCAACTCTACTTTTGTTGGGTTTTGCTAAAAATCTACCCAACATCCAATTGGCTACTGTTCCAAAACAAAGCTGTATTGAGCCTACATTTCATGTTTTATAATTCATCTCACCAGATAAAATTTTTAATTTGTAATTTTTAATACTAATTCCCCTATAACGAACCTATTTAAATAATCAACCCCACCCTAGCCCTCCCCTTGGTAAGGGGAGGGTTGGGTGGGGTTTAGTAGTTCGCAATTCATTTAGGATCGCTATATAAGGCTCAGTCTGTTAGGGCTTTTGGCACGATTTCCAGTTAAACGAGAGATTTGATAATAGCTTTTTAATCACCAACCTAGTTTTAATATTCTTGTTTTAGTAGATGCACGAAATATAACAAAAATATGACGATTTTTCCATTATTTTAATGAAATGGAAAGCGATCGGATCTAGGAGTTGCGAACGCGACGACGAACTGGTTGTTCGATCGGTTGGTTTGTACCTGGCTTATAACGAGGTGGGATAGCTGGAAACTTTTGATTTTTACTTTTAAATCCTTTCTTTGGTTTAGTTAGCTTGAGAATTTCTTGGCGTCCAAAATTAAAATGCGCGATCGTCGTAAAGACCGATAAGGAAAAATAGAAAAATCGAATTGACCAAACACCGCTAGCTAGCAATGCAGAAACTATTTCTGGCTGGATTTTGGCTAATCTAGTTACGCTCAAAAATTCTGACTTAACTTTCTGCTCTAACTGATCGGCTTTCGTAATTTCATCCTGGTTACTTGGTAAAATAGGGAATTGGGCCGTGTACAAGTAGTAACCGATAAACCCATCTACCTTAAATTTTTGATTGAAAAACGAGTTAGTTACTTTTTCGGCTTGAGCATAGGAAATATTCTCTTTGATGGCAAAATCTTCTATCCAAAAATTGTAGCGAACAAAAGCGCTAGTGCTGAAAATTAGCGGTACTACAATTATTAGCAATACAGCGCTTGTTTTCCCTTGAGCGTATTTAGGTAACAAGCAACTTGCCAATCCGAAACCCATGCCCAAAATGGCGAAAACAATCACGTTAATAAAGTCACCAATGTCTAAAATAGCTAGTAAGTCACCCACGAACAGGATTTTATAAATAAGTTGTTCGCAGAAGAATGCGGCAGCTATTTTAGTGAGAGCAACTATGAAAGTTAGGTTTAGAATAACAACAATATAAAAAAAGGTTTGAGCCAGTAATTTAAGAACTTTCATAGCATTAATTCTTAGATGTGTGAGGGAGGATCGATCGCAGCAGAAGTGGAGAGTGTTGCTTTAGCAGACTGGGCGACTTGTTTGATGGTATCTAAATTAGGGGCTGAGTTCTGACTATCCATACCTAGCCATAAGAGATACTCTATATTACCAGCAGGGCCAGTGACAGGTGACCAAGTTAAACCGCGATATTGCCAACCAATTTCTTGAGCAGCCGTAGATACTTGCGCGATCGCACCAGCTTGGTCGTCAGTATCTCGCACTACACCTTTTTTGCCAACCCGTTCTCGCCCTACTTCAAACTGCGGTTTCACGAGTAAAACAGCTTCACGGGGAGATTGAAGCAAATTCCACAGGGCTGGGAGGATTTTTGTTAGAGAAATGAACGAAACATCCACTACTCCTAAATTTGGTAGTTCTGCATCGCCGTAGAGATCTTCAGGCGTAAGATAGCGCAGGTTGGTGCGTTCTCGCAAAATCACTCGCGGATCGTTTCGCAAACGCCAGTCAACTTGTCCGTAACCCACATCAATACCATAAACCAGTTTTGCGCCAGCTTGCAGCAGACAGTCGGTAAAACCCCCCGTAGAAATTCCACCATCTAAACAAATGCGTCCTGCAACGGGAATGGTAAATACTTGCAGCGCTTTGGCAAGTTTTTCGCCGCCTCTGGAAACGAAAGGCGATCGCTCTTTTACCTGAATTATCGCCGATGTGTCTACTTCCGTACCCGGTTTATCAATTACCTGCTGATTAACTTGCACTTCTCCGGCGCGAATCAGCCTTTGTGCTAGCTGTCGCGAAGAACATAAGTTTAGCTCAACTAATAGGTGATCGAGCCGTTTTTTTGTCATGAGTTGATCGAATTGTAGAGATTTATGCAGAAAATACACAAAAAGCCGAATCAAACTGTTAAATATGTAACAATTATCATAGTGCCTCAGAGCTTAGCCGCCTAGTTTCCTCTGTGGAGATTGAACCATGTTAGAAACTAAACTGACTACCTGTGCTAATTTACTTTACCAATGGCTTCTACCTCGAAGCTCCGCCGGAGGTAAGTTTAAGATTGACTTGCAAGATTTTCAAGCATGGACGGCAGAATATCGGGAAAAACCGTTTAGCGATCGCGAAGTTTTAGACGCCATCAGGCAATTAAAAGAACTTCACTTAATTAGAGCGAGTA encodes the following:
- a CDS encoding GTP-binding protein, with the translated sequence MRSTSSTGSKQETHFSHARSSIRRALSGYSPKIRASLRQEMEVLTNTLQKLDQGVIRIAAFGLVSRGKSALLNALLGQKILQTGPLHGVTQWPRSVRWTPDRGGKVQVELIDTPGLDEIEGQARAKMARDVARQADLILFIVAGDITRTEYQALCELRQAQKPIVLVFNKIDLYPEQDRQTIYENLQLLGAGSSSGKRLEQLLSPDEIVMVAAEPAPVQVRVEWPDGKITYEWESLPPQIDELKEKILSILNREGRSLLALNALVQAREAESAIARKMLELREKEAEDLIWKFTKYKALAVALNPIAILDILGGTIADLALIRELARLYNLPMTSYEAGKLWKTILLSAGGLLLSELGSSLLLGFGKSAAVATSGENPSNLTTYGGAAIAQAGVAGYGAYAIGRAAQVYLEQGCTWGALGPNTVIQEILTQVEPNTILYRLRQELGQPN
- a CDS encoding TlyA family RNA methyltransferase, with protein sequence MTKKRLDHLLVELNLCSSRQLAQRLIRAGEVQVNQQVIDKPGTEVDTSAIIQVKERSPFVSRGGEKLAKALQVFTIPVAGRICLDGGISTGGFTDCLLQAGAKLVYGIDVGYGQVDWRLRNDPRVILRERTNLRYLTPEDLYGDAELPNLGVVDVSFISLTKILPALWNLLQSPREAVLLVKPQFEVGRERVGKKGVVRDTDDQAGAIAQVSTAAQEIGWQYRGLTWSPVTGPAGNIEYLLWLGMDSQNSAPNLDTIKQVAQSAKATLSTSAAIDPPSHI